DNA sequence from the Candidatus Kaistella beijingensis genome:
TATTTTGAACACCACCCAAATGATTGATGCGGAAGGAAATATTGATTACGATAAAATTACAAGTTTTTCGCAGTCGGATTATGCAGGATTGGTTTCTTATGCGTTTCGTCCGGGTGGAAATCACCGACTTTCCGTAGGTGTAAATGCTAAATTGGTTTACCGAAATGTAGGGAAATTTGCGAACGGTTTCGGATTTGGGTTTGATTTGGGAATGCTCTATAATTCCGATACAGGTTGGAAATATGGCGCAATGTTGCGAGACGCCACAACAACCGTGAATTTTTGGACAGTGAATCAAAAAGAACTTTCAGCCGTTGTAAATGGTGAAGAATTCAACCCTGCGCCGAAAGACAGGATGGAACTCACGATGCCAAAACTGAATTTAGGAATGAGCCGAAATTTTGAGATCAACCGCGACTTGGAACTTCTTCCAGAAGCGGGATTAAATATTGATTTTGCGAAAACTGCAGCTTTGATTTCTACCGATTTTGCGAGCATTACGCCTTATGCAGGAGCTGAGTTGAAATTTCAGGATATGATCTTTGTGCGCGTTGGATTGAACCGATTTCAAACGGTGACCGATATTGAAAATTTGAAGCGTAAACTTTCCTTTCAGCCAAGTGCAGGAATCGGCATTAAATATCAAGGCTTAACATTAGATTACGCAATCACCAATTCCGGAGTGGGTGGCTCCAACTTTTACTCCAATTTTTTCTCCCTGAAATTGGATATGGGGGATTTCAGAAATTAAATAAAAAATTATGAAAAAGTTTTTACAGATTTTTGGATTGCTTTTTTCGTTAATCCTTTTTGCCCAAAATATTTCCGACTACAAACATATTTACATACCACAAGAATTTGCAGATTCCAAAATCAATCAATATGGATTAGGCGGTTTACTGGCTTCCAAACTGAAAACCAAAAAATTCGTCATCAATGAAAGTTCTGAGGTAAATCCCTGTGAAATTTTACATGCGGAAATTTCTGACATTAGCAATATGTTCACCAACAAGGTGAAAGTTGACTTTAAGAACTGTAAAAACATCACAGTGGCTTCATTTGTCGGAAAATCGCTCATCAAAGAATTTGAGCCTGGAATGATTGATGCCCTGGAAAAAGCAGCGAAAGGTATTGCTGCTTCCAATCCTGTGGAAAAGAAGTTGGAAGAAAATCTAAAACCCACAGAATCAGTAGCTGTAAAAGAAACTCCAAAATCTGTTGAAAGCGATGAAAAGATTTTGATCACAGAAAAGTCGGCGCCAAAAACGGAATTGAAAACCAATACAACCATTCAAAATAAAGCCGAAATCTACACCAACGGACTTTTGAATCTAACTAAAATTAATATTTCAGCCAACCAGTTTATTCTTGCAAATCCAAACAATTCTGTTCCATATGCGGTTTTTAACGCTTCTGCTAAGAAAGATGTTTTCCGGGTGCAGCTTGAGAACGGAACTCCAACTTTAGGTTATTGGGAAGATGGCAAAATTGTGGTGGAAATCCCGAATTCTGATGGAAGTTTCAAAAGAGAGGTTTTTTCAAAAAAATAATTATTCCGTTCCATTAAAATACTCCCAAACTACTTTCCCTTTTGATTTTCCCAAGATTTCTTCCAAGGTTTCCAATGAGGATTCTTTGATTCTTTTCACCGATTTCAATTTGGAAAGCAAAAGTTCCACCGATTTTTCTCCCACTCCGGGAATTTCTTCGAGTTCGGATTTG
Encoded proteins:
- a CDS encoding putative type IX sorting system protein PorV2 is translated as MKKIFFTAFILSGIFSEAQIIRKYSNEFLNIGAGARGLAMGGAVISNQEDVYSPMWNPAGLIGIDRDWQGAAMHAEYFESIAKYDYLAYAKPLDNKGGVFAISVVRLGVDNILNTTQMIDAEGNIDYDKITSFSQSDYAGLVSYAFRPGGNHRLSVGVNAKLVYRNVGKFANGFGFGFDLGMLYNSDTGWKYGAMLRDATTTVNFWTVNQKELSAVVNGEEFNPAPKDRMELTMPKLNLGMSRNFEINRDLELLPEAGLNIDFAKTAALISTDFASITPYAGAELKFQDMIFVRVGLNRFQTVTDIENLKRKLSFQPSAGIGIKYQGLTLDYAITNSGVGGSNFYSNFFSLKLDMGDFRN